AGCTCGCCAAGGCCGAGGTCACCGGTGAGATCAAGAAGGGCCTGCAGGGCAGCGTCTTCTTCATCCTCGCGTTGACCGTGCTGCTGTTCAGCACGTTCTTCTTTTTCTTCTTCCTCGGTGAGCTGCTGGACGTGTGGCTGGCGCGCTGGGCGGCCTTCCTCATCGTCTTCCTGCTCATGATCGCGGCGACGGCGGTGCTCGGCTTCCTCGGTTATCGCCGGGTGAAGAAGCTGCGCGCCCCGGAGAAGACCATCGATTCGCTCAAGCAGGCCCGCACGGTGCTGCCGAGCGGTTTCGGCCAGGCGGCGCACGAGGATCACCTCGTGCTGGAAAAGCGCACGAACTAGCAGCGTGTCGCCGACCCCGCCCGATCCGTCCACCGTCCGCTACGACGGTCCGTGGACGCATCGGGACGTTCACGCCAACGGCATCCGCTTCCATGTGGTCGAAGCGGCGCCGGAGCGCACGGACGCGCCGCTGGTGGTGCTGTTGCACGGGTTCGCCGACTTCTGGTGGTCCTGGCGGCACCAGCTGACCGGCCTGGCCGACCT
This sequence is a window from Nocardia farcinica. Protein-coding genes within it:
- a CDS encoding phage holin family protein, translated to MSFTQGGNGNDARSGSTVSSIPLTDANPPGSASFGALVRDAAEQMSTLVRAEVELAKAEVTGEIKKGLQGSVFFILALTVLLFSTFFFFFFLGELLDVWLARWAAFLIVFLLMIAATAVLGFLGYRRVKKLRAPEKTIDSLKQARTVLPSGFGQAAHEDHLVLEKRTN